The following are encoded in a window of Impatiens glandulifera chromosome 5, dImpGla2.1, whole genome shotgun sequence genomic DNA:
- the LOC124937907 gene encoding inositol transporter 1 produces the protein MTIESLPESSGYFNAGVDRKMTYFSNQYVLGLTVVAGIGGLLFGYDTGVISGALLYIKDDFDVVKQSSFLQETIVSMAIVGAIIGAASGGWINDAYGRKKATLSADVVFTAGAVVMAAAPDPYVLIFGRLLIGLGVGVASVTAPVYIAEASPSEIRGGLVSTNVLMITGGQFLSYLVNLAFTQVPGTWRWMLGVSGVPAVFQFFVMLYLPESPRWLYLKKKKAEAIAVLSQIYEPYRLEEEIERLAAALEEERQRKSAVKYWDVFSTKEIRLAFFAGAGLQAFQQLTGINTVMYYSPTIVQMAGFTSNQLALFLSMIVAAMNAAGTVLGIYLIDHVGRRKLALSSLSGVFLSLILLSAAFFVGSSSTNSGWIAVLGLVLYISFFSPGMGPVPWTINSEIYPEAYRGICGGMSATVNWVSNLVVAQSFLSVVNRIGTGATFLIVSGVTVVAFVFVFVFVPETKGLTFEEVERLWKARAGAGAGASGGNGRERLLEEEEDGG, from the exons ATGACGATCGAATCTTTGCCGGAAAGTTCAGGATACTTCAATGCCGGCGTTGATCGGAAAATGACCTACTTCAGCAATCAATATGTTCTAGGTTTAACTGTAGTTGCCGGAATTGGTGGCCTCCTTTTCGGCTACGATACAG GAGTAATATCAGGAGCCCTGTTATACATTAAGGATGATTTTGATGTGGTTAAACAGAGTAGTTTCCTACAG GAAACTATTGTCAGCATGGCCATTGTTGGAGCAATAATTGGAGCTGCTTCAGGTGGATGGATAAATGATGCATATGGACGAAAGAAAGCTACACTTTCAGCTGATGTTGTTTTTACAGCAGGCGCAGTTGTAATGGCTGCTGCACCAGATCCATATGTACTTATATTTGGTAGACTCTTGATTGGTTTGGGTGTAGGTGTGGCATCTGTAACTGCTCCTGTATATATTGCAGAGGCTTCACCTTCAGAAATTAGAGGTGGTCTTGTGAGCACTAATGTGCTTATGATTACTGGTGGACAGTTTCTTTCTTATCTCGTCAATCTCGCATTCACTCAG GTCCCAGGGACTTGGAGGTGGATGCTCGGTGTTTCTGGCGTGCCTGCCGTTTTCCAGTTTTTCGTTATGCTATATTTGCCTGAATCTCCACGATGGTTATACCTGAAG AAAAAAAAAGCTGAAGCCATTGCTGTGCTTTCTCAAATTTATGAACCTTATCGGTTAGAAGAGGAGATAGAACGACTGGCGGCTGCACTAGAAGAGGAACGCCAGAGAAAGAGTGCTGTCAAGTATTGGGATGTTTTTTCAACCAAAGAAATTAGGCTTGCATTCTTTGCTGGAGCTGGACTTcag GCATTTCAACAATTGACTGGGATCAACACAGTAATGTACTACAGTCCAACAATTGTTCAAATGGCTGGCTTTACTTCAAATCAATTAGCACTCTTCCTTTCAATGATCGTCGCTGCAATGAACGCCGCCGGAACTGTTCTCGGCATCTACCTGATTGACCACGTCGGCCGACGAAAGCTGGCTCTCAGTAGCTTATCAGGAGTCTTCCTGTCACTGATTCTTCTCTCGGCAGCATTCTTTGTCGGCTCTTCTTCTACAAACAGTGGGTGGATAGCAGTTTTAGGATTAGTTCTATACATCAGTTTCTTTTCTCCTGGTATGGGACCTGTTCCATGGACAATTAACTCTGAAATATACCCGGAAGCGTACAGAGGGATATGCGGTGGAATGTCTGCAACTGTGAATTGGGTGTCGAATCTGGTTGTTGCGCAGAGTTTTCTTTCGGTTGTTAATAGGATAGGAACTGGGGCGACGTTCTTGATTGTGTCGGGAGTAACTGTTGTGgcgtttgtgtttgtgtttgttttTGTGCCGGAGACGAAGGGGCTGACGTTTGAGGAAGTGGAAAGGTTATGGAAGGCAAGGGCTGGGGCTGGGGCTGGGGCTTCGGGAGGAAATGGAAGGGAGAGGctacttgaagaagaagaagatggtggATAA
- the LOC124938383 gene encoding putative pentatricopeptide repeat-containing protein At3g13770, mitochondrial codes for MGGWRMLRKICPSKRAFPSINPLYFTTSITNNQLNEPLLQMAVRGHNMKFDDYNKILNDCVDLSAFREGQRVHAHMIKTHYSPSVFLSTRLIVFYKKCDYLDDARRVLDEMPETNVVSWTAMITGYSQKGLTSEALNLFVEMLRSCIGFGPNQFTFTTVLTSCIGDLGFHHGTQIHSLLVKSGFEYHIFVGSSLLDMYAKSGKIHDAHRVFDDMPERDVVSCTALISGYAQLGLDEEAIQVFRKFRTEGMSCNYVTYASLLTAISGLAAFDHGKQVHNQIIRTELPNAVVLHNSLIDMYSKCGSLSYARTIFNNLNENKNVISWNAMLVGYSKNGLVNEAEELFERMKEENTIRPNNVTYLAMLSSSGHGGNDERGMEIFEEMLVNRIEPEIEHYGCVVDLLGRSGQISRAVEFIKHMPIEPTAAILGSLLGACRVHSEVGLGEVLAKKLEELEPENAGNYVILSNLYASAGRWEDMRNLRKRMNEKAVMKEPGRSWIEINRTVHTFHASDVSHPMKDEAFEKVREMLVRIKEAGYVPDLGCVGYDVDEEQKEKILLGHSEKLALGFGMIYSCSEVGGKAIRIMKNLRICVDCHSFVKYVSKVYGREIYLRDTKRFHHFVGGICSCKDYW; via the coding sequence ATGGGCGGCTGGAGAATGTTAAGGAAAATATGCCCATCAAAACGTGCATTTCCTTCCATCAATCCACTATATTTCACAACTTCAATTACCAACAATCAATTGAACGAGCCTTTGTTACAAATGGCTGTTCGAGGACATAACATGAAGTTTGATGACTACAACAAAATCTTGAATGACTGTGTGGATCTTAGCGCCTTCAGAGAAGGGCAAAGGGTTCATGCCCACATGATCAAAACACACTATTCTCCATCTGTTTTCCTCAGCACTAGATTAATTGTGTTTTACAAGAAGTGTGACTATCTTGATGATGCACGTAGAGTGCTCGACGAAATGCCTGAGACAAATGTCGTCTCTTGGACTGCAATGATAACTGGTTATTCGCAAAAGGGTTTAACTTCTGAAGCATTGAATCTCTTTGTTGAGATGTTAAGATCATGTATTGGATTTGGACCAAATCAATTCACCTTCACAACTGTGCTTACTTCTTGCATTGGTGATTTGGGTTTCCATCATGGAACACAAATCCATTCTTTATTAGTTAAGAGTGGTTTTGAATACCATATATTTGTTGGAAGCTCACTTCTTGATATGTATGCTAAATCAGGCAAAATTCATGACGCGCATCGTGTGTTCGATGATATGCCTGAAAGGGATGTGGTTTCTTGTACAGCTTTAATCTCCGGTTATGCTCAATTAGGTCTTGATGAAGAGGCAATCCAAGTTTTTCGGAAGTTTCGAACGGAGGGGATGAGTTGTAATTATGTCACGTATGCAAGCCTCTTAACCGCGATATCTGGATTAGCTGCATTCGATCATGGAAAGCAAGttcataatcaaataattcgTACTGAATTACCTAATGCTGTTGTTCTTCACAATTCCCTGATTGATATGTACTCGAAATGCGGAAGCCTCTCCTATGCCAGAACCATATTCAACAAccttaatgaaaacaaaaatgtAATCTCGTGGAATGCAATGCTCGTGGGATACAGTAAGAACGGGTTAGTAAACGAGGCGGAAGAGCTTTTCGagagaatgaaagaagagaataCAATTAGGCCTAATAACGTGACATATTTAGCCATGCTATCGAGTAGTGGGCATGGAGGAAATGACGAAAGAGGTATGGAGATTTTCGAAGAGATGCTTGTGAATAGGATCGAGCCGGAGATTGAACATTACGGTTGTGTGGTTGACTTGCTTGGGCGGTCTGGTCAGATATCAAGGGCAGTTGAGTTTATTAAACATATGCCAATCGAACCAACAGCTGCCATTTTGGGTTCCTTGTTGGGTGCTTGTCGGGTTCATTCAGAAGTCGGGCTTGGAGAGGTTTTAGCTAAGAAACTTGAAGAACTAGAACCCGAGAATGCAGGAAACTATGTGATTCTTTCGAATTTATACGCGTCAGCTGGACGATGGGAGGATATGAGGAATTTACGAAAAAGGATGAACGAGAAGGCAGTGATGAAAGAACCGGGGAGAAGTTGGATTGAGATTAATAGGACGGTTCATACGTTTCATGCTAGTGATGTTTCTCATCCAATGAAGGATGAAGCATTTGAGAAGGTTAGGGAAATGTTAGTGAGGATTAAGGAAGCTGGTTATGTTCCTGATTTGGGATGTGTTGGATATGATGTGGATGAGGAACAAAAGGAGAAGATTTTGTTGGGACATAGTGAAAAGCTTGCGTTGGGTTTTGGGATGATTTATTCTTGTTCCGAGGTTGGTGGAAAGGCGATAAGGATTATGAAGAATTTAAGGATTTGCGTCGATTGTCATAGTTTTGTGAAATATGTTTCGAAAGTTTATGGAAGGGAGATATATTTGAGGGATACTAAAAGGTTTCATCATTTTGTAGGTGGGATTTGTTCATGTAAAGACTATTGGTGA
- the LOC124940630 gene encoding probable esterase D14L — MGILEEAHNLKIIGSGERVIVLAHGFGTDQSVWKHLVPHLIDDFRILLFDNMGAGPTNPDFFDFSRYATLDGYAFDVLAILEELRIGSCIFVGHSVSAIIGAIASVSRPDLFDKIIMISASPRYLNDLDYYGGFEQEDLDQLFEAMRSNYESWCSGFAPLAVGGDMESLAVQEFSRTLFNMRPDIALSIAQTIFGSDYRNLLSHITVPCHVIQSMKDLAVPVVVSEYIHQNLGGESIVEVMSTEGHLPQLSSPDVVVPVLLRHIRLDIVL, encoded by the exons ATGGGGATACTCGAAGAAGCACACAATTTGAAGATCATAGGGTCGGGCGAGCGGGTCATTGTGTTGGCCCACGGATTCGGAACCGATCAATCGGTGTGGAAGCACCTTGTTCCACACTTGATCGACGATTTCCGAATCCTACTATTTGATAACATGGGGGCCGGACCTACTAATCCTGATTTCTTCGATTTCAGCCGCTACGCAACACTCGATGGCTACGCTTTCGATGTTTTGGCGATACTCGAGGAACTTCGGATCGGGTCATGTATATTTGTGGGTCATTCCGTTTCCGCCATTATAGGTGCTATCGCTTCCGTCAGCCGCCCGGATCTCTTCGATAAGATCATCATGATCTCTGCCTCTCCCAG ATATCTTAACGACCTGGATTACTATGGTGGGTTCGAGCAAGAAGATCTAGACCAACTATTCGAGGCAATGAGGTCCAACTACGAGTCATGGTGTTCAGGCTTTGCGCCATTGGCAGTTGGTGGTGACATGGAATCTTTGGCGGTCCAAGAATTCAGTCGCACCCTTTTCAACATGAGGCCTGACATAGCCCTTAGCATCGCTCAAACCATTTTCGGAAGTGATTATCGAAATCTTCTTTCCCACATAACTGTCCCTTGTCATGTTATTCAGAGCATGAAGGATCTTGCAGTACCCGTTGTGGTATCTGAATACATTCATCAGAATTTGGGTGGGGAGTCGATTGTTGAAGTCATGTCGACCGAAGGCCATCTCCCTCAATTGAGTAGTCCAGATGTTGTTGTTCCTGTATTGCTTCGGCACATTCGTCTTGACATTGTTTTGTAG